The DNA window GACTGTGGCCTGGGCGGAAAGTTCTCACGAAGGGTAAAAAAATCGCAAAGATTTACCGCCAATTTTTGCCGATATTGTTCCCGTTATCCAAACAGGCCGGGCCAAATCACCACAATCAGCGAACCCGCCAGAGTTAACAATACGTTAGCAATAGCATAGGTGCCGGCATAGCCCAACGCTGGGATGTTGCTACGCGCCGTATCGCTGATGATCTCCATTGCCGGGGCGCAGGTGCGGGCCCCCATAATGGCGCCGAACAACAGCGCCCGGTTCATGCGCAACACATAGGCGCCGAACAGGAAGCAGAACACCACCGGCACCAGGCTGACCAGCAGCCCGGCAATCAGCATCTGGCCGCCGATGGCGCCCAGGCCATGGCCGATACCGGCGCCAGCGCTCAGGCCAACGCCGGCCATAAAGACCATCAGACCGAACTCTTTCACCATATTCAGCGCGCCCTGCGGGATATAGCCGAAGGTAGGGTGGTTGGCCCGCAAAAAGCCGAGCATGATACCGGACATCAGCAGCCCGGCGGCATTACCGATGCCGAACGAAAAGTTGCTGAACTGAATGGTAATTTGCCCAATCAGCAGGCCGATAATGAAGAAGGCGCAGAAGGCCAGCAGATCGGTAACCTGGCTGTGGATCGAGATAAAGCCGATCTTTTCCGCTACGCCTTTCACCCGGCGCGCGTCGCCGCTGACCTGCAGCACATCGCCCTTATTCAGCACGATGCTGTCGTCGATAGGCATTTCAATCTGGCTGCGGATCACGCGGTTGAGGAAACAGCCGTGGTCGGTCAGCTTTAACTGGCTAAGGCGCTTGCCGACCGCATTGCTGTTTTTCACCACGATTTCTTCGGTGACGATGCGCATGTCCAGTAGATCGCGGTCAAACACTTCTTTGCCGTTACGGAAGCTCGGATCCAGCCGCGCATGCGCATCTGGGTAACCCACCAGCGAGATTTCGTCGCCCACTTGCAACACCGCATCGCCGTCCGGGTTAGCCAAAATACCGTTACGGCGGATACGCTCGATGTAGCAGCCCGTCTGGCGATAAATGCCCAGCTCACGCAGGTTTTTCCCATCGGCCCAGGCCACCAACTCTTGCCCGACGCGGTAGGCGCGGATAACCGGCAGATAGACCTTGCGTTGGCTGTCCGCATCCAGGCCGCGTTCGCGGGCGATTTGCTGGGCGGAAGTCGACAGATCCTGATGCTGCAGTTTCGGCAGGTAGCGTGCGCCGAATATCAGGCTCACCAGGCCAATCAAATAGGTCAGGGCGTAACCCAGGCTGAGGTGATCCTGCGCGGCCAGTAGCGCCGGGCCGTTGGTAATGGTGTTGCGTAGCGTATCGCCGGCCCCCACCAGCACCGGGGTTGAGGTCATTGAGCCGGCCAACATACCGGCGGTAAGGCCAATATCCCAGTGGAAGAGTTTACCCAGGCCGATGGCGAGCACCATGGCGGAGCCGACCATTACCAATGCCAGCATCAGGTAATTTTTGCCATCGCGGAAGAAAATGGAAAAAAAGTTAGGCCCGGCTTCAACGCCGACGCAGAAGATAAACAGCATAAAGCCCAGATTTAGCGCTTCGGTGTTAATGGTGAAATGTTGCTGCCCAAGCAGCAGCGACACGACCAAAACGCCAATCGAATTACCGAGTTGGACGGAGCCCAAACGAATTTTTCCGA is part of the Gibbsiella quercinecans genome and encodes:
- a CDS encoding aspartate:alanine antiporter, with the protein product MNINVASLLNGNYILLLFVVLALGLCLGKIRLGSVQLGNSIGVLVVSLLLGQQHFTINTEALNLGFMLFIFCVGVEAGPNFFSIFFRDGKNYLMLALVMVGSAMVLAIGLGKLFHWDIGLTAGMLAGSMTSTPVLVGAGDTLRNTITNGPALLAAQDHLSLGYALTYLIGLVSLIFGARYLPKLQHQDLSTSAQQIARERGLDADSQRKVYLPVIRAYRVGQELVAWADGKNLRELGIYRQTGCYIERIRRNGILANPDGDAVLQVGDEISLVGYPDAHARLDPSFRNGKEVFDRDLLDMRIVTEEIVVKNSNAVGKRLSQLKLTDHGCFLNRVIRSQIEMPIDDSIVLNKGDVLQVSGDARRVKGVAEKIGFISIHSQVTDLLAFCAFFIIGLLIGQITIQFSNFSFGIGNAAGLLMSGIMLGFLRANHPTFGYIPQGALNMVKEFGLMVFMAGVGLSAGAGIGHGLGAIGGQMLIAGLLVSLVPVVFCFLFGAYVLRMNRALLFGAIMGARTCAPAMEIISDTARSNIPALGYAGTYAIANVLLTLAGSLIVVIWPGLFG